Sequence from the Candidatus Sulfotelmatobacter sp. genome:
TCCACGACTTCCGATCCCGCCGGCGAGATGCGCGCGGTGCTCGAGGCTCGCGATCGCGCGCGCGCCGGAGTCACCGCGCCGCCCCAGGGATTGTGCCTCGAGGAAGTCTTCTACGGATCCCGGGGAGCCGCGGAATGAAAGACACGCGCCGATTCCGAGCTCTGCGAGCCCCCGCGGCGCTGCTGTCGCTGGCGTGCCTGCTGCCTCCGCTGCCGACCCGGGCCGACTCCGGCGAGGTCGCGAGCATTCCGGCGTCGCGCCGCACCGCGATCGTGACCGCGGCGCAACGCGTGAGCCCGGCGGTGGTGACGGTCAACGTGATCTCGACGCGCGTGGTGCGCGCCGACCCGTTCGGCGGCATGTTCCACGACGAGTTCTGGGATCGCTTCGCTCCCTACGTCGAGCAGCGCCAGCGGATTCCCAGCCTGGGTTCGGGCGTGATCGTGGATCCGAAGGGGCTGGTGCTGACCAACGAGCACGTGGTCCGCGATGCCGAGCAGATCACCGTGAGCCTGGCCGATGGCCGCCAGCTGCCCGGCAAGGTGCTGGGCAGTTCCTCGATTTACGACCTGGCGGTGGTGAAGGTCGAGGCCGCCAGGCTGCCGGTCGCGCCGCTCGGCGACAGTGACCGGCTGGTGGTCGGCGAATGGGCGATCGCGATCGGCAATCCGTTTGGCTACCTGCTCAACGATCCGCAGCCCACCGTGACCGCGGGCGTCATCAGCGCGACGCGACGCGACATCAAGTCGGAAGCGACCGACACCGGCGTCTACAAGAACATGATTCAGACCGACGCCGCCATCAATCCCGGCAACAGCGGCGGCCCGCTGGTGAATGCCGACGGCGAAGTGATCGGCATCAACACGTTCATCTTCACGCGCGGCGGAGGTTCGCTCGGCATCGGCTTCGCGATCCCGATCGATCTCGCCCGGCAGGTGTTGAGCGAGGTCGAGAAGTACGGCCGGGTGCGTACCGCGTGGCCCGGAATGCAGATCCAGGCCGTCACGCCCGAGCTGGCGCAGCGTCTCGGCTGGGACGACGATTCGGGGGTAGTGGTGACGCGGGTCACCAAGGGCGGGCCGGCCGACCAGGCGGGAGTTGAGGTGAGCGATCGCGTGCGCCGCGTCAACGGGGTGGTGGTGGACGACATCGAGGACGCGCAGCGCGGCATCTACGGGCTGCAGGTCGGCGACACGCTCGACCTGTGGGTGGAGCGTCGCGGCAAGCGCCTGGATCTCAAGGTGGTGCTCGCCGAGTTGCCCGGAGACGACAGGTGATCGAACGCTATTCGCGGCCCGAGATGCGCCGGATCTGGACCGACGCGCACCGGCTCGAGCTCTGGCTCGAGGTCGAGCTCGCGGTCACCGGCGTTCGCGAGACGCGCGGCGAGGTCCCGGCCGGCACCGTCGCCGGGATCCGCGCGCGCGCGCGTCTCGACGCGGCCCGCATGCAGGCGATCGAAGCCGAAGTCCATCACGACGTCATCGCGTTCCTCACCATGCTCGCCGAATCCGCGGGCGATGGAGCGCGCCACCTCCACGCCGGGCTCACGTCGTCGGATCTGGTGGACACCGCGCTCGCCCTCCAGCTCCAGGAGGCATCACGGCAGGTCTCGAGCGGGCTCGCGGCGTTGCGCGGCACCTGCTGGAATCTGGCTCAGCGCCATCGCCACACCGCGATGGCGGGGCGTACCCACGGCATCCACGCCGAGCCGATCAGTTTCGGACTCAAGTGCCTGGTGTGGAGCGAAGAGCTGGGCCGCTCCGAGCGCCGGCTCGGCGCGGCGGCGCGCGACCTCGCAGTCGGCAAGTTTTCGGGCGCGGTCGGCACCCTCGCCCATCTCGAGCCCGCGATCGAGGAGCAGGCGTTGGCCAAGCTCGGGCTCGAGCCCGAGCCGGTTGCGAATCAGGTGGTGCAGCGCGATCGTCATGCGGCGTTGCTGGCGACGTTCGCGGTGCTGGCCGGTACGCTCGAGAAGATCGCCACCGAGATCCGCCACCTGCAGCGCTCGGAAGTGCGCGAGGCGGCGGAGCCGTTCGGAGCGGGACAGAAGGGCTCATCGGCGATGCCGCACAAGAGGAATCCGGTGCGCAGCGAGCGCATCGCCGGGCTGGCCCGTCTGGTGCGCGGGTACGCCATGGTGGGATTCGAGAATCAGCCGCTCTGGCACGAGCGCGACATCAGCCACTCGTCGGCCGAGCGCGTGATCCTTCCCGATGCCTTCGAGGTGGT
This genomic interval carries:
- a CDS encoding trypsin-like peptidase domain-containing protein encodes the protein MKDTRRFRALRAPAALLSLACLLPPLPTRADSGEVASIPASRRTAIVTAAQRVSPAVVTVNVISTRVVRADPFGGMFHDEFWDRFAPYVEQRQRIPSLGSGVIVDPKGLVLTNEHVVRDAEQITVSLADGRQLPGKVLGSSSIYDLAVVKVEAARLPVAPLGDSDRLVVGEWAIAIGNPFGYLLNDPQPTVTAGVISATRRDIKSEATDTGVYKNMIQTDAAINPGNSGGPLVNADGEVIGINTFIFTRGGGSLGIGFAIPIDLARQVLSEVEKYGRVRTAWPGMQIQAVTPELAQRLGWDDDSGVVVTRVTKGGPADQAGVEVSDRVRRVNGVVVDDIEDAQRGIYGLQVGDTLDLWVERRGKRLDLKVVLAELPGDDR
- the purB gene encoding adenylosuccinate lyase, which encodes MIERYSRPEMRRIWTDAHRLELWLEVELAVTGVRETRGEVPAGTVAGIRARARLDAARMQAIEAEVHHDVIAFLTMLAESAGDGARHLHAGLTSSDLVDTALALQLQEASRQVSSGLAALRGTCWNLAQRHRHTAMAGRTHGIHAEPISFGLKCLVWSEELGRSERRLGAAARDLAVGKFSGAVGTLAHLEPAIEEQALAKLGLEPEPVANQVVQRDRHAALLATFAVLAGTLEKIATEIRHLQRSEVREAAEPFGAGQKGSSAMPHKRNPVRSERIAGLARLVRGYAMVGFENQPLWHERDISHSSAERVILPDAFEVVDFMLAELDDILSRLVVDERRMRANLEAGGGLVYSQRVLLALTDHGLPRDEAYRIVQQHALAALDGGPAFREALSRDPAVRARLSSEELEACFTFEPFFRHLDALYARAAAPR